The following is a genomic window from Candidatus Zixiibacteriota bacterium.
TCCTTGCTCAAGACACCCTCGCAGGTCAGTGATGATGTAGTTCACTACTACTTCTCCCGATGGCAGGCTCTCCTTAAGTTGGGATTTGTTCGGGAGTCTGGATATGTGGACAAGACGGTGATATCTGAACAGAAGCTCGTTGTATTGGATATGCCATCCTTTGCTGGCAAATCGGTTGCGGGAGTCTTTGCCTTTGACCTTCTGAATTGGGTCTGGGACCGCGCTTACCATGAGTGGGAACAGGCGATTATCGACAAGAGAGATGGCAGGAAGGATCTGCGAGTACCAACATTCGTCGTCGTCGACGAAGCACACAATCTCGCTCCAAGGCAACCGAGATCGGGTAGCGAGAAACTGGTGGCAGATTCACTCAGGAGAGTTGCTGCTGAAGGTCGCAAGTACGGCTTGTTTCTTCTGTGTGCTACACAGAGACCGGACAAGATAGATCCTGCCATATTGTCTGAATGCGAAAACGTGGCTCTCATGAGATTGGGAGGGGGGACTGAATTGAAGCGCCTGTCAGACGAATTCGGCTGGGAATTAACTCCATCGCATGTTGCCAAGCTAAGTGAGCTGTCGCTTGGTACAGGTTACATGATTGGTCCATGGGCGAGCCATGCAACTGGACGTTTCTATCTGCAGATTCGTCGAACAATCGAGGGCGGGGCAAGTCTTCCGAAGGAATGGGGAAGACACGAAATAGCAGTGGAAGATCAGAAGACCGCATAGCTTCTATCCTAGGCCGCAAGCTGCAGAAGTCATATGGAGTTGCGACGAAGTGCAAGTCTGACTGCGCGAAGAGCAACTGAAGGCTCATTGTGGACAGTCGTTCTCCCCAGTAAGAGTTTGTTGATGAAGAGTGCTGAGGTCGCCGCCGTCCGGACCGCTATCACATTCTATGCGTGCCTTGCTGACAGATGGGCGGCAAGCAGTGTTTCCCAACGTGGATCCGTATGCAAGGACTCAAGGTCAGCAATTTCTTGCGCTTTGTCCTGCGTTACGATTCCCTTTGCGATAGAGACCTTCAGGTATTCAAAGGCCTCATCTTTCTCACCCTGAAGTGAGGCTACACGTGCTAGCTCTAGTGCGAAGACACCGTTTGTCTCGCGGTTCCATTGTTTGAGTTGCGAGCTGAAACCCGAGAGGAGGGTCGAGGTGTCAAGACGCAATCGCTTGTTCACCCAAAGCAGATCAAAGTGAGCATCAATCCACTTGGCGCACAGATCTGGGTCTTGTGATGAAATCCTCCCTTGCAGCTGCTTTAGAGTACTCTCTATGGTCTCTCGACTCTCTTTCGGAGCCTTCTCAAGGTCGTTCACAGCTTGAACATACTTGTGATCTTCAGTCGGGTCCGCACCGATGTGCAATTCCGATTTCATGGCATTGGTCACCATATTGAAGTCACTCATGTAATCATATGCTCCATCAATAACATCCTTATAGGTGGAATACCCCTTTCTTTGCTCGAACAACCCGATTTCTACGATAACAGGAATGACACTAATATATAGCTCATAGGATATCGTAGTTTCATCGTATATTTCAAGATATTGGAGCCTCTTGGTTGGATCTGTGAGTACCGACTCAAGCTCGACACGCTCAATCTGCCAAGTCTCTCTGAGAAACTCTCTAAGAATAGCCAGCGTCTCAACAAATCTTGGGTCGCCCACATTTCTTACCCGCAAATGCGGATAATTTGTATCTCGACACAGAGTAGAGTACATCACAGTACTTATGTAGCTGAGCGAAAAGGCATTCTTTCGAAATCCGTCTCCAGTCGCAGTCCTCTCGATCAATTCACCTTGACACTCCTCAAACGGTCCCAATTCGTAATTCTCTCTGGATACGGTCAACAGTAGCCCTCGCTGAAGCATCTTTCCCAGAGCACGTAGAGTGTCTTCATTCCCATGCCCGAAAAGGCTGAGGTGATTGCAGACATCCTTCACTCTTACGGTGTATTGCTCCTGTTGATATACATATTGCAGAACCCTAATTCCAACTAAGCGATCTTTGTATTTAGGACCGAATCCGAAGACGTTTGCAATGTGCGGTTTGTTTGACCTAAGACCCCATGGATTCAGCATGTACCGTTCCAGAGAATGATCCGAGCGCAACACTTGGTCGGTCAGGTAACGTTCGTCCCATTGAGCCGCTATGTCTACGATACTCTGAGCAAATACAACTGCATCCCTGATTTGTATGCCAAAGTAGGAATCAAAGAAAGTCCTGAAATGTGGTCGTTTCAGCCTACTGTAAATGGCATTAAGGTTACTGATAAACACATCCGGTCTCTGAATGTTCTTGAGACGGTCTGCCAAGAGCGTCATGTCCTTGTCTTTCTCCTCAAGGTACACCCGTAGCCGCTCAAGAACGACCTCATAAGCTGTAGGACCAATATGCTCAACAACATCACCAGTGCTCCTGCGAGATCTCCAGTTGATTAACGTCTCTGGACGGCAGGCAGCAATCATGAGTGGGTATTGCTTCTGATTTACGTCCAGCAGGAGCGTAACAATTGCCTCCTGTACTTCCTGCGGTGACGCATCCAGGTTGTCAAACACAATAAACATACATAGATGCTCGTTCTTACAACGATGCTCTCTCAGCCATCCACAGAAATGCAAGACGAACTTCACAAGGTCGATTAGTGAATCGTCGGGAACTGCATCCGCAATCTGATGGAAGGATTTCGGGTGCTCTCTCTCTAGTCCATAGCGCAACATCGTAGTGAAGTAATCCTGCCGGGAGGGCCTTTCCAGCTGAAACAAGTGTTCTATGAAGGCTCTGTAGCGTTCTTCGAAAGAACCATTAAGTGACTGTTGCAACTCGCCAACAACCTCATTGAACACATTTTTGAACAATCCTGCGCGGCTCTTCAGCTGCTTTGGATCAATACTTAAGTAAAATTTCGGGCGATTAGGGTAGGAAGGGCATTCTTTGTCCAAGCTGCAATCCTTGCAACGTTCGAGGTAATTACTCCAAATGTAGCGCAGCTTATGAGTCTTCCCGCAACCTGTATCACCAACCAATATGACATTTGAGTCTGAAGGTGCATGAATGCGTTCCGTAAACACATGCTCGTATGTTAAACGATCTTCAGACTCCTTGTTCTTGGCCAAGAGAGTTCTCAACTTGTTGATGAATTCACCCCCAAGATTCTTGGCCTTGCCAAATGTTCCGCCCGAACCCTCCTCCCTGAATTCCTTCGCGATGTAAGTGTCAATCAGTCTATCAGGTATGTTGGGAGTCGAATCCAACCTTCCCTCATTGTCAAACGTCACTTGGAAGACTTGGTTTTTCAACTGGACATAGAGTTCTGCAAAAGCCTGCTCCGGCCTATCTTTGCCGGTGACCAGCCGCCATAGTGGAATTGGCTTGTTCTTACCGAGTGCTGCTGCCATAGGATTAACCTTCCATATGCCACGTTGCGCTGCAAATCGTTCTCTCGATATTGCGCATCACTTGTAGCGTTGCTTGATCCACCTTCTGTCGCCACAAAAGAACGCTACTCCTCTGCAAATCCGTTCCAACCTTAACAACCCGCATGCCTTCACCTCTACCAAGTCGAGATGATGTGCGAAGCACCAAGCGTACGACTGCTGCTGTTCACATCAAGACTTCTGGCACAGCCGTTTAGCGGTTCTCCTCAGTAGGCGACATATGGCTCGGCTGAAGAATGGGCTGAACCAAGTCTTGATACAGCAAACACACCATAGACACGCTGCTCAAGACGACAGGAGGTAAGATAGTCCCGTTCTGTGCACGAACCAAGCTGAAAGGAGGTGAACTTGGACATTTCCACACTCAAAGTCGTCGATGTGAGCAGACAAAGACATATGCCTAGAGTTTGACGCCTGTGACTGATTTGTGGCTGCTTTCTGTCCAAATCAATACAGGGCCATCCAAAGTGGCACTTGAGCTCACCGAAGCTACTTTGTTGCCGCATTGGCCATTGTGTTGTTGATCAATCAGATGTGAAGTCTTCTGGATTGCTTTTTAAGTCCCTGGTGTCTGCCATTCCACCACTCCGGCAGATATGTTTCGCAGCAACAAGTTACGCCGATCTGTATCGGAGCGCAAGAGAGTAAAAGTCCCTGGTGTCTGTATGGCATACCGATCTAATTCTCTGGGATCCAACCTCTTCTTGGCTGACCTACGGAGTAAAAGCGCGACCACAATTTGGCCTCATTAGCCATCTTCTTCGTGACTCTATGGTACGCTGCCTAGCTCAGCGGACAAGCCGTCTTTGTGGTCGGTATCAGCATCTTGGCGAGGGGCAAGTGCGCGTGGGGTGGGTTCAATGCTGCGACATAGCCTTTACGTGGATTTTGGACCAACGCTCGGTATTCGGAAGTATCCTTCGTCGTCAATCTCCGCGACTTTGTCGCGCGTGGATGGATAGCCGAGTGGCCAGCGCTCGAGTTCCACCGACGTGGTGTGCAGAAGGTGCAAAAAGGATCGTAAGCAAACGTACGCGGAAAGTTCCAGGTTGGCCATGTCGATGGGCTCTGGCCGTCTGAGTACCAAGCTGAACGACGTCGCGGTCTCGTTGAGATTGAATATCGTCTTCCCGTGACCCTCGTGTTTCTCGGCATCACGGATCCACTTCAGCAACGCGTACTCCGATGAATTGCGTAGCGCGTTACACTCGTCGGCCAATCGTTGCGAGTGCAGCCTAAGCGGTTTCACCAGCTCTCCGTAATTGAACCCCATGGTCTCCTTGCCTTTGAAGTCGAAAAACCAGCCGATGAATTTTGAGTAGATATCCAGTGACGACCTAAAAGAGTCCGCCAACGTGAAGCAGAAGAACGTGTCTACGTACGCCTTTGGCAATTCCGCACCGGTCGTGCGGCGCAGTTGAACCTTGCCAGTGAAATGCTCGACCGCGATGAAGAACGGATCCAGTCGCTCGATACAAGCCTCGTACTTATCCAACGCGGCGACATTCCGGAAGTACCGCGTCATGTGGAATACGGGTGGGCTCTGGCTGGAGTCGATGTAGCGGCGCACGCTCGTCGGCAGGCCATGCTTGGGTGAACCCAAAAGTGCGTCGACCTGGCGGAACTCAGCGCACATGTCGTCGACGATAGCTTGCGCGTCGATGTCGGTGAAATCTACCGCCATAATTCCATCGTGAGGGACTCTTAGGCCTGTGACCAATTTGTGACTGTAGCCGGTCACAATCGATACAAGTCAATACAAACCAATACGCGAGATTCCGCATGCTAATTCGTTCGCCAACAATGCATTGCCTTGTGAGTCAATCGCCTGCCGAATCGTCCTGATCGCTTTTTAAGTCCCTGGTGTCTGCCATTCCACCACTCCGGCAATTAATAGCCAAACAATAAGTTATACGGTCTGCGGTGCATACGCAAGAGCCAAAACGTCGCTGGTTGCCGTGGTATCCGCATGCGACAACCGCCTGAGCTGGTCGCCCACAGCTCTGCTGTGGGCCCTTGCCCCGGCGACCGCAAATGATCGAGCTGTAGTCCCTACTTGGGACGGCAGGGCGTGCCCTCACCGATGGACATCGTGGACATGACCGTGAGTGAATAACGTTAGGTTCGCACAGCAGAGCTATGGACTACCCGTTCAGGCAAGCGGCAAATCCGATCAGACGTGGGAATACGAACGCTTGACACGGCCCCGTCGAAAGCGTCACCTTTCCCCCTACCAGGAGGCCAAAGCAATGGCGGATTCATTTCACGAACGGGTGATCGCGGCCCTCAAGCGCATTCCCAAGGGGCGGGTGGCGACCTATGGTCAGATCGCCGCGCTGGCGGGCAACCCGCGAGCGGCGCGACAGGTCGTGCGGGCGCTGAATACGTCCAGCCGGACCGAGCGTCTCCCCTGGCACCGGGTGATCAACGCGCAGGGGCGGATCGCACTCCCGCGGGGCGGAGGATTCGAGATGCAGCAGGCGATGCTGCGCGACGAAGGAGTGGTCACCGATGAATTCGGCTGTCTCGATTTGGCGAAGTACCAGTGGCGGCCGCGCTCCTAGCGGCGGCTGAGACGTTAGCTAATGCTCCTCTTCGGACTCTTCGGGCTCCTCGGGCTCTTCAGGCTCGCCCGCCTCGTCGGCGCTTTCGGCCCCCTCGACATCGACCAGCCGGGCTTTCTTCCACGTCTCGCCGAGAACCGCGGTGGCCTCGACATCGGCGGCAACCACGAACTCCTCGGGGACAAACACCGAGTATCCGCCGCCGGCCGCGGAATACGACGACACCCCCATTTGGCCGGTCACACCAAAAAAGCCGACGCCCGAGCGGATGACATTCGGGATGCCGCGCGACTGCAGGACGCCGGCCAGCATCTGCGCATACTCGCGCGAGGTCAGGCGGCCCAGATGCACCCAGTCCATGGTTTCGTCCGACAGGTCCTCCCCCTCGTCGAGCGGCGGCAGGGCGGCCACCAGCTTCTCCTCGCAGTCGGGGCAAACCGAGACGTTGGGTTCATACTCGAAACGGCACTTGGGACAGAACGGCATACGCGACCATCCTTGCATGAGTGTCGGGCGATCCACAGGCCCTCGCGACCGGGCGCCCGCACACCCATGATACTCCCCCGCCCGCATGGTATTCAATCGAAAACTGCGGCCCGGCGGACCTAGCCGAACAGCCCGCGCACGGCCGCGAGAAGGTCCAGGAGCACGACGGCGGAGACGACGATGACGGCGATGAGGATCCATCGCACGAAGGTTGCGCCGCGCCGGACCGCCAGGCGGGCGGCCACCCAGGCGCCGAGCATGTTGCCGACCGCCAGCACCAGTCCCGGCAGCCAGGCCACCTGGCCGTTGATGATGAACACGACAAGGGCGAACGCGGTGAACGCGAGCACGATCAGGTTCTTGACGGCGTTCGCCCCGACCAACTCGTACCCCGAGACCAGCACCAGCCCGGCCAGCAGGAATATTCCCACCCCCGCCTGGATGAAGCCGCCGTAGATCCCGATGAGGAAAAGGACCGCCACCTGCAGCCATCCGGGCCGCCGCCCCAGCATCTCCGGCCTTCCCGTAAGCCAGCGGCGGGGGCGGACAATCACCACCCCGAGCATGACGACCATGAGGACGCCGATCACCGTCTCCATCGCGTCCTCGTTGAGATTGACGGCGATCTGCGCGCCGAGGACCGCGCCGGCGATCGCCGGCAGCGCCAGCAGCAACCCCCGCCGCAGATCGACCGCCTTGTCGCGGCGGAACCTGTCGACGGCCACGACCGTCTGCAGGAGGATCGCGACCCGGTTGGTGCCGTTGGCGACGTTGGCCGGCAGGCCGAGGAAAATCAGCAGCGGGAGACTGATGAGCGAGCCGCTGCCGGCGAGCGTGTTGATGAACCCGCAGCCGAATCCGGCGGCGATCACCAGCGGATAGAGATACCATTCCATCGCGTCTTTTTCCCCGGGGACAGCGGCTAGATCTGCACCGTCAGCCACTTCCCCTTGCGGTAATACCAGTACATGGCCCCGGCCGACAGCACTCCCGAGCCGGCCAGGGTCCACCAGATCGCCTCCTGCGGAAGGGCCAATACCTTGACCAGCAGGAGGATCGGCAGCACCTGCAGAAACCATCCGTGGACCATGCTCACCACCATCGCCGGCGTGTTGAGGCCGACGCCCGAATGAATCTGCACCAGCATCTCGTAGGCCCCGAAGACCGGGAACGAGAGCGCGAATATCCGCAGCAGTGTTATCCCGTGGCCGACGGTCTCGGGAGCATCAAAGAAGAGCCGCATGATCGGCCCGGCGAAGACAAAGACGATCGCGCCGTACAGCGTCAGCACAGCCATGCCGAGCAGCACCGACCGATCGCCGGTGATGCGCGCCCGCTGCGTTTTGCCGGAGCCGACCGTGTGGCCGATGAGCGACGACAACCCGAGCCCGATCCCGACAAGCATCGAAATGCCGAATCCGAACACCTGCAGTCCGACGCCGTAGGCGGCCACCACTGCCGTGCCGAAAATCGCCACCAGCGGCGTGATGACCAGGCGCGAACCGGAGAACGACAATTCGCCGAACAGCGAGGGGATCCCGATTCGCACGATTCTCCACATTGTGGTCAGGCCGACCCGCGTCTGCCCCCGCAGCGTGAGCCGGACATTCGCCGCCCCCCCGTAGAACAGCCCGAGACCGACCAGGAGCGTGAGCGCGAAACTCCCGAC
Proteins encoded in this region:
- a CDS encoding methylated-DNA--[protein]-cysteine S-methyltransferase — protein: MADSFHERVIAALKRIPKGRVATYGQIAALAGNPRAARQVVRALNTSSRTERLPWHRVINAQGRIALPRGGGFEMQQAMLRDEGVVTDEFGCLDLAKYQWRPRS
- a CDS encoding sulfite exporter TauE/SafE family protein, whose product is MEWYLYPLVIAAGFGCGFINTLAGSGSLISLPLLIFLGLPANVANGTNRVAILLQTVVAVDRFRRDKAVDLRRGLLLALPAIAGAVLGAQIAVNLNEDAMETVIGVLMVVMLGVVIVRPRRWLTGRPEMLGRRPGWLQVAVLFLIGIYGGFIQAGVGIFLLAGLVLVSGYELVGANAVKNLIVLAFTAFALVVFIINGQVAWLPGLVLAVGNMLGAWVAARLAVRRGATFVRWILIAVIVVSAVVLLDLLAAVRGLFG
- a CDS encoding MATE family efflux transporter, with the protein product MKPAPEQKRTDYTEGSILGAILKMGLPSMFGFLSQSIYTFADTFWVARLPQNEAGVAAVTFFGNILWVVFSFNNLVGPGSVAVISRRYGEKDFDAAAGAIKESLLLKLVFGAVFGLAGWRFAEPMLRLVGAEGEALAMGVAYGRIMFLGVPVMYATYTIFTAMRGVANPNMAMILMLGSNLLNIGLDPVLMFGWFGLPAMGIRGAAVASVGSFALTLLVGLGLFYGGAANVRLTLRGQTRVGLTTMWRIVRIGIPSLFGELSFSGSRLVITPLVAIFGTAVVAAYGVGLQVFGFGISMLVGIGLGLSSLIGHTVGSGKTQRARITGDRSVLLGMAVLTLYGAIVFVFAGPIMRLFFDAPETVGHGITLLRIFALSFPVFGAYEMLVQIHSGVGLNTPAMVVSMVHGWFLQVLPILLLVKVLALPQEAIWWTLAGSGVLSAGAMYWYYRKGKWLTVQI